TTTATTAAGGAAGGGGCAATTTCGACAATACATAATAAGTAAATACACTAAGAATAACGAAAAACGTTTATAATTGGGTATATTCTATTTTGAAACAGAATATTCCGTTACTCCTAACGTTTCTTGTCACTGTAAGGACccaattaaaacaaaaaaattggtatagggactcaattaaaaggaaaaaaactatagggacctaattaaaaattcggccaaactatagggaccaacagagtaattaaaccaaaTAAAGAGGAGTAAGAgagagttttgaattatataaaatttatctaaaaaataacattGAAATTTCTTAACAATACATATAGATATCTTAGTTTTAACACCGAAATTTTGGTGTCATTTTAAACAAATTTCGGTGTTATTTTTGTTTCTAACAAGAATTCAATCCAATAAATGTGTATCTATATTTATTCAACTAAATAAGATTGTAATACATGTTCATTTAAGTTTAATATGAGAAACAATACTcctaaaaaaatgtaaaaacaaaagaaaagaaagaaagaaaaaagaagaataagaagcaAAATAAATGCAGCATTAAAGAAGATATTTctatattttgtaacaaaatttcgATGTTAAAACTATGAAATTTCGGTGCTATTtttgtttatgcaagaaatcaatCCAATAAAGTGTAACTTAAAATTTCTATGTTACggtaaaaaaattttggtgttattttctaataaattctgcataattcaaaactcctcctcttcttctttttattttaatttctcataattcttttattttactctcataacaagaataaaaataagaaaataaggCTGCATTTGTTTACCGGCACAAGACACTAAGACACGACATAGATATACAAAAAATAAGACATGGACAAAAATATTGTGTTTAGAGAGACTCAATTAACGTATTTTGTATTCATCCTGACAAGAATAACACAAAGACACTAATAAGaaatataactttttttattattatatttattaatttttttaattatatatttttattattatattttttttctaaattttttgaatgaagaaaataagaataaattagacttttataatttattttagtttatcaccaaataaaatataaaaatattaatttttatttgtccTTTGTATCTTATTTTCATTATCTTATCTTGTCATATTTTCAGAACTAAATATAGCCTAAAAGAACGACGataaagaaatatataaaataaaaagaaaaaactcgaacgaaaagaagaatagaaagaaaaaaaaatcgcAAAAATAAACTGCAACATATGAAAAAATAGCATGTTATTGGATTTGAATCAATTTATTTAACTTTAATTACCAAaagaatttaaatatataacattactcaaaaataattatctttaaCATTATTCTCGGGAATaatcatttaaaataataaaggtGATTGTATGTTAGGACATgagaaaattaaactaaaaaatgaaatgaaaagcTATAAACTTCAACCACCCCCAACACCAAACACAAATACTAACCCCAACAGCAACAGCACAGCAGCCGCAAGTACAACCACGCGCCACCCTTCAGCGTCCTCTTTCTCCTTTATCAACCGCCGTCGGCACCCTCCGCCCATACACCATAGCCTTACCGATAAATCCTCAGAGAAAAAACcaaacaaattttgaaaaaggaaaaaggagTAAAGAGATGGAGGTGAAAGCAAAAATCGCTCCTTCGATGCTGTCCTCTGACTTCGCCAATTTGGCCTCTGAGACTCAACGGATGCTCAATTCCGGCGCCGATTGGCTCCACATGGACATCATGGTATTGTTTCAAACTCTTTCTGACTCAATTCAACTTTTAGTCAGTAACTTGCTGCGTATCATTTTTAACCTTAGCTTAAAAATTCGATTGCTTCTGAAACAATGCGCAAGATCCACGCTATGATTGGCTGCTCTTAAAAGAACAACCTTTAGTTGTTTAATTAtggttgttattgttattagcCTCAGTTTGATGTATTTTATATGCCATAACTTTAGGATTTTCTAGCAATTCAATAAACATATCATATTAATGTTCTTATGGTGGATGAATAAGACATGTGTATTTGTTACTATAATTAGTCAAGAATTGATGAGATTGTGCATCTTTTGTTTCATAAGTTGATCATGATTTCTCATATTTCTCATTTTTATTCGTTTGCAGGACGGGTAAGGTGTCTTTGTTTTTCTTATGCTGCTATCTTTGTCCTGAATCAGTGAACCCTGAGGTTGTTGCTACGCTGGCCTACGCCGAGTTGACTACTGGCCACTGGGGTTTTTTTCTCAATTCATTTTTATTTCTGTGCTTTCCAAATCCCACCCCGCGGCGGGCAGGGTGGTTATTGACCTCATTGTTAGTTTGTTATAATTGATTGGTATTGTTGAGTGTCTCTACATCTGTGGAAAATAAGAAGGTTTTGGTCTTTTGGAATTAAGAGCGGTTGGTAATTTTTCGTGCAAATAGTACCTTTATTTCTAAAAACTGCAATATATGTACATGGGATGATTGGTTAGATGTAACAAGTTCGGATCATATTCTTGGTTCTCTTTTTTTCTGGTACTCTTTCAAAAGGTACATCTTTTTTTTGCGTAGCTTTGGTGTTTGAGGTATTCATCCCAGTTCATTCAAACAAGTATTTTTTCTTAATAGTGATATTTTAGCAGTAGGGATAAGAATTATTGTTCAGTTGTGGAAGGTCATGCTGTATCTGTTCAGGTTGTTTATTGACTGGATTATCATCATTAAGGCTTTCTTTTCACTACATAGGAACTAGGAAGTAGATCTTGGTTCAAGTTACATAACAGCAATAACAGGATCCAAGCAATGTCAAGATCTCATTCTAGGTTCTGCTAGGGCTTTCAGTGCTGCATTCTCTATTCTGAATTCCCTCTAATTGTATAAGTGACATGTAGTTTGTTCATTTCATTAACAGGCATAGAGTTAGATGCTttgaatattaatatttaattgtaGCTGCTATGATCTGAAGCATAAAATCTTGTAACTATTTTGGGTGCTAGTTCTTTTCATGATTAATTTTGTAATAATAGGAGAAACTTTATTTGTCGAATtgactttgttgttttggatgaATTAGAGTCAGCTCATGGTGCTTTTTTCTATTTCCCCTTCTTTTTCGATTTCATGCAGGCACTTTGTCCCGAATTTGACCATTGGCGCTCCAGTTATTGAAAGTTTGAGAAAGCACACAACGTAACTATCTTCCTTCCATACTGGTCTAAATCTTTTTTAAAGCCGAAAATTGTATTTTTCTCATAACATTATAAAGTGTGCATTTAAATCATGATTCATTAACCCTTGCAGGGCTTATTTGGACTGTCACCTGATGGTTACAAATCCTGTTGATTATGTTGAGCCTCTGGCGAAAGCTGGTGCTTCTGGTTTTACGTTTCATGTAGAAACATCTAAAGGTTGGTCCTTACGCTTCCTTCTTTTGGTTATTCTTCATGGTATGCTATTTTCTTATTCACAcatttatctattatttatttacttttcactTTCTTATTCATGTATCCTACAAACAGATAACTGGCAAGAACTTATTCAAAGAATTAAGTCACTGGGCATGAGGCCTGGTGTAGCATTAAAGCCTGGGACACCTATTGGAGATGTTTATCCTCTGGTATGATCCCCCTTG
This sequence is a window from Arachis stenosperma cultivar V10309 chromosome 10, arast.V10309.gnm1.PFL2, whole genome shotgun sequence. Protein-coding genes within it:
- the LOC130956492 gene encoding ribulose-phosphate 3-epimerase, cytoplasmic isoform-like, encoding MEVKAKIAPSMLSSDFANLASETQRMLNSGADWLHMDIMVLHFVPNLTIGAPVIESLRKHTTAYLDCHLMVTNPVDYVEPLAKAGASGFTFHVETSKDNWQELIQRIKSLGMRPGVALKPGTPIGDVYPLVEAEAPVEMVLVMTVEPGFGGQKFMPEMMDKVRILRKKYPSLDIEVDGGLGPSTIEIAASAGANCIVAGSSVFGAPEPTEVISLLRNSVQKAQQKC